Proteins encoded within one genomic window of Tidjanibacter massiliensis:
- a CDS encoding flavin reductase family protein, whose amino-acid sequence MKGYKEIPADRMPGNVIEMIGRQWMLVTAGSGEQCNTMTASWGGIGVIWGQPAATVYIRPQRYTREFVDAEPRLTLSFMGEEYRRALAYCGAHSGRTEEKIARAGLTVEHTPAGTPCIGGAEIVLECRKMYRDRFGPAEFLEKELIDAWYPEKDFHYLYICAIEKVYVRE is encoded by the coding sequence ATGAAAGGTTATAAGGAGATACCGGCCGATAGGATGCCCGGTAATGTAATCGAAATGATAGGCCGGCAGTGGATGCTCGTTACGGCCGGCAGCGGGGAGCAGTGCAATACCATGACGGCCAGCTGGGGCGGTATCGGTGTGATATGGGGGCAGCCGGCTGCGACCGTTTACATCAGGCCGCAGCGTTATACGAGGGAGTTCGTGGATGCCGAGCCGCGGCTTACCCTGTCATTCATGGGGGAGGAGTACCGCCGGGCGCTGGCTTACTGCGGGGCGCACAGCGGACGTACGGAGGAGAAGATTGCCCGGGCGGGACTGACCGTGGAGCATACGCCGGCCGGAACGCCCTGCATCGGCGGTGCCGAAATCGTGCTGGAGTGCCGCAAGATGTACCGCGACCGGTTCGGACCCGCGGAATTTCTGGAGAAGGAGCTGATAGACGCGTGGTATCCTGAAAAAGATTTCCATTATCTCTATATTTGTGCCATAGAAAAGGTATATGTCAGGGAGTAA
- the rpsT gene encoding 30S ribosomal protein S20 yields MANHKSSQKRIRQTEAHRLQNRYYHKTTRNAVKALRNTTDKAAAEALLPKVSAMLDKLAKRNVIHANKAGNLKSSIQKHVNAL; encoded by the coding sequence ATGGCAAATCATAAATCGTCACAAAAGAGGATTCGTCAGACCGAAGCGCACAGGCTTCAGAACAGATATTATCACAAGACAACCCGCAATGCCGTGAAGGCACTGCGCAACACGACGGACAAGGCCGCTGCCGAAGCACTCCTGCCGAAAGTAAGCGCCATGCTCGACAAGCTCGCCAAGAGGAATGTCATCCATGCCAACAAGGCCGGCAACCTCAAAAGCAGCATCCAGAAGCACGTAAACGCATTGTAA
- the gpmA gene encoding 2,3-diphosphoglycerate-dependent phosphoglycerate mutase: MKRIVLLRHGESVWNKENRFTGWTDVDLTENGVEEAKRAGRMMSEAGLSFGMAFTSYLKRAVKTLNYALDMMNLDWIPVEKSWQLNEKHYGILQGLNKKETARKYGSEQVFLWRRSYDVAPDPLPDNDPRNPRFDVRYSEVPAGMLPRTESLEDTVERVVPYWENCILASLDRYDQVLVAAHGNSLRAIVKILKGISDEDIVNLNLPTGIPYVFEFDDALRLRRDYFLGDEEEIRRMMEQVAGQAG; the protein is encoded by the coding sequence ATGAAAAGGATAGTTTTGCTCCGCCACGGCGAGAGCGTTTGGAACAAGGAGAACAGGTTTACGGGCTGGACCGATGTGGACCTGACGGAAAACGGGGTGGAAGAGGCCAAAAGGGCGGGCCGCATGATGAGCGAGGCCGGCCTCAGTTTCGGAATGGCGTTCACCTCCTATCTAAAACGCGCCGTCAAGACGCTCAATTATGCACTCGATATGATGAACCTCGACTGGATTCCCGTGGAGAAGAGCTGGCAGCTGAACGAGAAGCACTACGGTATCCTGCAGGGGCTCAATAAAAAGGAGACGGCCCGCAAGTACGGCAGCGAACAGGTGTTCCTGTGGCGCCGCAGTTACGATGTCGCACCCGACCCGCTCCCCGACAACGACCCCCGCAATCCCCGGTTCGATGTCCGTTACAGCGAGGTGCCGGCCGGGATGCTGCCGCGTACCGAATCGCTGGAGGATACCGTGGAGCGTGTTGTACCCTATTGGGAGAACTGCATTCTCGCTTCGCTCGACCGGTACGACCAGGTGCTGGTGGCGGCCCACGGCAATTCGCTCCGGGCGATAGTGAAAATACTGAAGGGAATATCCGACGAGGATATCGTGAACCTTAATCTGCCGACAGGGATTCCTTACGTATTCGAATTCGACGATGCATTGCGCCTGCGCCGCGACTATTTCCTCGGCGATGAGGAAGAAATCAGACGGATGATGGAACAGGTGGCCGGGCAGGCGGGCTGA
- a CDS encoding DUF3078 domain-containing protein produces the protein MKTGLPINTLLKALCITACCTMLGTGTCHAQFTIRKSAAETQEPPRVFDRLPAVQPRNDYFDPAAERAKRLKLRKERNTIEFNASLETSLQQFEHWTGSGSNNFYALANIFFRHQYKKEKLSIDYRADATYGMNFIDDAFFKNKDEFKINWQLGWEMHRNWSYSASINIRSQFSQGYKSRTEHILVSDFMSPGYFDIAAGFTYAKAGSPFKITLSPLGGNIVTVLNDMLPEDGRYGVPVGERVTGKLGYSADVFFDRAFGKKEWLRYRSDLYFFLPYTEPDNPTVRWENTFEIRITKFISTKLYGQLYYRKEDSTALQYQYSFMIGLKYVFRNK, from the coding sequence ATGAAAACAGGTCTGCCGATAAATACATTGCTGAAAGCCCTCTGCATAACCGCGTGCTGCACCATGTTGGGAACGGGCACCTGCCATGCGCAGTTCACTATCCGAAAATCCGCGGCCGAAACCCAGGAACCTCCCAGGGTCTTCGACCGGCTTCCTGCCGTACAGCCCCGGAATGACTATTTCGACCCCGCGGCCGAACGGGCAAAACGGCTCAAACTTCGCAAAGAACGCAATACAATAGAGTTCAATGCCTCGCTCGAAACCTCACTGCAACAGTTCGAACACTGGACGGGCAGCGGGAGCAACAACTTCTATGCACTCGCCAACATCTTTTTCCGGCATCAATACAAAAAGGAGAAGTTATCGATAGACTACCGGGCGGACGCCACCTACGGCATGAACTTCATCGACGACGCCTTTTTCAAGAACAAGGACGAATTCAAAATCAACTGGCAGCTGGGCTGGGAGATGCACCGCAACTGGTCTTACTCCGCCTCGATAAATATCCGCAGCCAGTTCTCGCAGGGATACAAGTCGCGCACGGAACACATCCTCGTCTCGGACTTCATGTCGCCCGGCTATTTCGACATCGCCGCGGGTTTCACCTACGCCAAGGCGGGCAGTCCCTTCAAGATAACGCTCTCGCCCCTGGGCGGCAACATCGTCACCGTACTCAACGACATGCTTCCCGAAGACGGCCGCTACGGCGTACCTGTCGGCGAACGGGTCACCGGAAAACTCGGTTACTCGGCCGATGTCTTCTTCGACCGGGCGTTCGGAAAGAAGGAGTGGCTACGCTACCGCTCCGACCTCTATTTCTTTCTCCCCTACACCGAACCGGACAATCCCACGGTCAGGTGGGAGAACACGTTCGAGATAAGGATAACCAAATTCATCTCCACCAAACTTTACGGACAGCTCTACTACCGCAAGGAGGACAGTACGGCACTCCAGTACCAATACTCGTTCATGATAGGGCTGAAATACGTATTCAGGAACAAATAA
- the ffh gene encoding signal recognition particle protein, giving the protein MFENLTDRLERSFKILKGEGRITEINVAETLKEIRRALIDADVNYKVAKTFTDEVKQKALGANVLTAVKPGQMMTKIVRDELALLMGGTASDINLDGRPAVILIAGLQGSGKTTFSGKLANLLKSKRSRSVLLVAGDVYRPAAIEQLKILGQQVGVEVYTEEGNKNPVEIAENAIKYARGKNINTVIVDTAGRLAVDEAMMEEIAAVKRAVKPSETLFVVDAMTGQDAVNTAREFNERLDYDGVVLTKLDGDTRGGAAISIRSVVNKPLKFISSGEKMDALQVFHPERMADRILGMGDIVSFVERAQEQYDEEDARRLKKKIVKNQFDFNDFLDQIAQIKKMGNMKDLMGMIPGVGKAIRDIEISDDMFKQTEAIIHSMTPAERSNPEIINPSRKERIAKGSGTTLAEVNKLLKQFDQTRKVMKSVATMKPGMAKGRRK; this is encoded by the coding sequence ATGTTCGAGAACTTAACCGACAGGCTGGAGAGGTCTTTCAAGATACTGAAGGGCGAAGGACGGATTACCGAAATCAACGTTGCCGAAACGCTCAAGGAGATACGCCGCGCGCTCATCGACGCCGACGTGAACTATAAGGTAGCCAAGACCTTCACCGACGAGGTAAAGCAGAAGGCCCTCGGCGCCAACGTGCTGACCGCCGTCAAGCCGGGGCAGATGATGACCAAGATAGTCCGTGACGAACTTGCCCTGCTCATGGGCGGTACGGCCTCGGACATCAATCTCGACGGCCGACCGGCCGTCATCCTCATCGCCGGCCTGCAGGGTTCCGGTAAGACCACCTTCTCCGGCAAGCTCGCCAACCTGCTGAAGAGCAAGCGAAGCCGCAGCGTCCTGCTCGTCGCGGGCGACGTCTACCGGCCTGCAGCCATCGAACAGCTGAAGATACTCGGCCAGCAGGTAGGCGTGGAGGTCTACACCGAAGAGGGCAACAAGAACCCGGTGGAGATAGCGGAGAACGCCATAAAATATGCCCGTGGCAAGAACATCAACACCGTCATCGTCGATACGGCCGGCCGCCTGGCGGTGGACGAAGCGATGATGGAGGAGATAGCGGCCGTCAAGAGAGCCGTCAAGCCCTCCGAGACCCTCTTCGTGGTGGATGCCATGACGGGACAGGATGCCGTGAACACTGCCAGAGAGTTCAACGAACGACTGGATTACGACGGCGTGGTGCTCACGAAGCTCGACGGCGACACCCGCGGCGGTGCAGCCATCTCCATCCGTTCGGTGGTCAACAAACCGCTGAAGTTCATCTCGTCGGGCGAAAAGATGGATGCCCTCCAAGTATTCCATCCGGAACGCATGGCCGACCGTATTCTCGGTATGGGCGATATCGTGTCGTTCGTGGAACGCGCCCAGGAGCAGTACGACGAGGAGGATGCCCGCCGGCTGAAAAAGAAGATTGTCAAGAACCAGTTCGACTTCAACGATTTCCTCGACCAGATAGCCCAAATCAAGAAGATGGGCAACATGAAGGACCTGATGGGCATGATACCCGGTGTCGGCAAGGCCATCAGAGACATCGAGATTTCGGACGACATGTTCAAGCAGACCGAGGCCATCATCCACTCGATGACACCCGCCGAACGCAGCAATCCGGAAATCATCAACCCCAGCCGCAAGGAACGCATCGCCAAAGGGAGCGGAACGACGCTTGCCGAGGTAAACAAGCTGCTCAAACAGTTCGACCAGACGCGCAAGGTGATGAAGTCCGTCGCCACGATGAAGCCGGGTATGGCCAAAGGGCGCCGCAAGTAA
- a CDS encoding ABC transporter ATP-binding protein, with product MEYERINTVQLHGLTLGYRDRVLFTDAGIGFGWGEFTALIGRNGTGKSTLLRTIAGLSKPLAGHITVNGLRTDEMSRREIAATIAFVSTEEVKVENLKVSDVVALGRAPYTNWVGSLTENDRAKVTHALALVGMQEFSAKGIDTLSDGERQRVMIARALAQDTPIILLDEPTAFLDLPNKYEIGLLLRRLAHDEGKCIVFSTHDLAIALELCDTIALLEGGRFHYGTTDMLVESGDLGRLFRDTALTFDPDTRSVRLHGE from the coding sequence ATGGAGTACGAAAGGATAAATACCGTACAGCTCCACGGCCTCACGCTCGGTTACCGCGACCGGGTGCTCTTCACGGATGCCGGCATCGGGTTCGGCTGGGGGGAGTTCACCGCCCTTATCGGTCGGAACGGTACGGGCAAAAGCACCCTGTTGCGCACCATCGCCGGGCTTTCCAAACCGCTGGCGGGCCACATCACCGTCAACGGACTAAGGACGGACGAAATGTCGCGGCGCGAGATAGCGGCCACGATTGCCTTCGTCTCCACCGAGGAGGTGAAGGTGGAAAACCTGAAGGTATCGGACGTCGTAGCACTGGGCCGCGCCCCCTATACCAACTGGGTAGGTTCGCTGACCGAAAACGACCGAGCGAAGGTAACGCACGCGCTCGCGCTCGTCGGGATGCAGGAGTTCTCCGCCAAGGGCATCGACACGCTCAGCGACGGTGAGAGGCAACGGGTGATGATAGCACGCGCCCTCGCGCAGGACACCCCCATCATCCTGCTTGACGAACCGACCGCATTCCTCGACCTGCCCAACAAATACGAAATCGGCCTACTCCTGCGCCGCCTCGCCCACGATGAAGGAAAATGCATCGTCTTCTCGACGCACGACCTGGCCATCGCACTGGAACTGTGCGACACAATAGCCCTGCTCGAAGGAGGACGGTTCCATTACGGCACGACCGACATGCTCGTCGAAAGCGGCGACCTGGGCAGGCTGTTCCGGGACACCGCCCTGACATTCGACCCGGATACCCGCAGCGTCAGGCTCCACGGCGAATAG
- a CDS encoding iron-containing alcohol dehydrogenase translates to MENFIFQNPTKLIFGKGMIARLATEIPVGVKIMVTFGGGSVKKNGVYEQVTAALAGRDYIEFWGIEPNPKIETLRKAVAQCKREGVDFLLSVGGGSVLDGTKLIAAAVRYDGDAWDLVRDGSLIGEILPFGDVMTLPATASEMNRNAVISSIETKEKYGMKVDYPRFSILDPQTTFSLPKYQRAAGMADTFIHVMEQYMTVTGQSPLMDRWSEGILQTLVEIAPRVLEEPHDYDTMADYMLCATMGLNGFIAMGVTEDWATHQIGHELTAINGLTHGHTLAIVFPGLLKVLRDQKMAKILQYGERVWGITEGSDEERATRTIDATERFFRSLGLQTRLHEVGIGEDTICEIERRFNERGVAFGEGHNVTGTVARRILEEVK, encoded by the coding sequence ATGGAGAACTTCATTTTTCAGAACCCGACCAAACTGATATTCGGCAAGGGGATGATAGCCCGCCTCGCGACAGAGATACCTGTTGGAGTGAAAATCATGGTGACCTTCGGCGGCGGAAGCGTGAAGAAGAACGGTGTGTACGAACAGGTCACGGCGGCATTGGCCGGCCGCGACTACATCGAGTTCTGGGGCATCGAACCCAATCCCAAAATAGAGACGCTCCGCAAGGCGGTCGCACAGTGCAAGCGCGAGGGGGTGGATTTTCTGCTCTCGGTCGGAGGCGGTTCCGTACTCGACGGGACGAAACTGATAGCGGCTGCCGTGCGTTACGACGGCGATGCCTGGGATTTGGTGCGCGACGGCAGCCTCATCGGGGAAATCCTGCCGTTCGGCGATGTGATGACACTGCCTGCTACGGCGTCGGAGATGAACCGCAACGCCGTCATATCGAGCATCGAGACGAAAGAGAAGTACGGTATGAAGGTGGATTATCCCCGTTTTTCGATACTCGACCCGCAGACCACTTTCTCGCTGCCGAAATACCAGCGGGCGGCCGGCATGGCGGATACTTTCATCCATGTCATGGAGCAGTATATGACCGTGACGGGGCAGTCGCCGCTGATGGACCGTTGGAGCGAGGGTATTCTCCAGACGTTGGTGGAGATAGCTCCCAGGGTACTGGAAGAGCCGCACGATTACGACACCATGGCCGATTACATGCTGTGCGCCACCATGGGACTCAACGGGTTTATCGCCATGGGGGTTACGGAGGATTGGGCGACGCACCAAATCGGGCACGAGCTGACGGCCATCAACGGCCTGACGCACGGACATACGCTCGCCATCGTCTTCCCCGGCCTGCTGAAGGTACTGCGTGACCAGAAGATGGCGAAGATACTCCAGTACGGCGAGCGCGTATGGGGTATCACGGAGGGCAGCGACGAGGAGCGCGCTACGCGGACCATCGACGCTACCGAGCGGTTTTTCCGTTCGCTGGGGTTGCAGACGCGGCTCCACGAAGTCGGGATAGGGGAGGATACGATATGCGAAATCGAGCGCCGCTTCAATGAGCGGGGCGTGGCATTCGGCGAGGGGCATAACGTGACCGGTACGGTGGCCCGCCGTATCCTTGAGGAGGTGAAGTAG
- a CDS encoding ABC transporter substrate-binding protein, with protein sequence MLPAVWAATLLLCGCAETSTVRLSGEEAYVPRHAEGYSIYATDGASTVIEIRNPWQGGDSVRTQLFVSRGNELPPEGFDGVTVAAPVQRAVCFSSTHVAFLDALDATDAIRGVSGAEYISNKKVRERYREGDIRDVGYDTNVNYELLASLRPDIVFIYGVGGENTAVTDKFRELHIPFVYIGEYMETTPLGKAEWLVPFGELTDRREEAAALFTDIETRYDSLRMRAAAFAERPSVMLNAPYRDVWFVPGDRSYMVRLIEDAGGRYIFAGEESSVSRPISGEAAYLAARQADVWLNPNQAGNIGELKTQNPKFTDIRCVEQRRVYNCTRRKTPGGGSDFWESGALHADRVLRDIILCLHPEAAVPDEEGMYYFERLE encoded by the coding sequence ATGTTGCCGGCCGTATGGGCGGCAACACTTCTGCTCTGCGGCTGTGCAGAGACTTCGACCGTCCGCCTCTCCGGTGAAGAGGCATATGTTCCCCGTCATGCGGAGGGCTATTCGATATACGCGACCGACGGAGCGTCCACCGTCATCGAAATCCGCAACCCGTGGCAGGGGGGCGACAGCGTCCGGACCCAGCTTTTCGTCTCGCGCGGGAACGAACTTCCGCCCGAAGGGTTCGACGGCGTAACGGTCGCGGCACCCGTGCAGCGAGCCGTATGCTTCTCCTCGACACACGTCGCCTTCCTCGACGCGCTGGATGCGACGGACGCCATACGGGGCGTATCGGGGGCCGAATACATCTCCAACAAAAAAGTGCGCGAACGTTACCGGGAGGGCGACATACGCGACGTGGGATACGACACCAATGTCAATTACGAACTGCTGGCGAGCCTGCGGCCCGACATCGTATTCATCTACGGCGTAGGAGGAGAGAACACCGCCGTGACCGACAAATTCCGCGAACTGCACATCCCGTTCGTCTACATCGGAGAATATATGGAGACCACGCCGCTTGGCAAGGCGGAATGGCTCGTCCCCTTCGGCGAACTCACCGACCGAAGGGAGGAGGCCGCCGCACTCTTTACGGACATCGAGACACGGTACGATTCGCTGCGGATGCGGGCGGCCGCCTTCGCCGAACGTCCCTCGGTCATGCTGAACGCCCCCTACCGCGACGTATGGTTCGTGCCGGGCGACCGGAGCTACATGGTACGGCTCATCGAGGATGCGGGCGGCCGCTACATTTTCGCCGGGGAGGAAAGTTCTGTCAGCCGGCCCATAAGCGGCGAGGCCGCCTATCTGGCCGCACGGCAGGCCGATGTCTGGCTGAATCCCAACCAGGCAGGGAACATCGGCGAACTCAAGACACAGAATCCTAAATTCACCGACATCCGCTGCGTGGAACAGCGGCGCGTTTACAACTGTACGCGCAGGAAGACTCCGGGCGGAGGAAGCGACTTCTGGGAGTCGGGAGCGCTGCACGCCGACCGCGTACTGCGGGATATCATCCTCTGCCTGCACCCCGAAGCGGCCGTACCGGACGAAGAGGGCATGTATTACTTCGAACGGCTCGAATAG
- a CDS encoding FecCD family ABC transporter permease has protein sequence MKRRTAILMPAVTMLTVLLLLADMAVGSTSIPLKELWRSLTGNGSDESIRYIILNFRIPKAVTALLSGAALSAVGLQMQTLFRNPLAGPYVLGVSSGASLGVALFTLGMPLLGISASSVWWGGIGAVGAAWVGAATILLIIMAVTTRIKDIMAILIMGMMFGSAATAIVEILQYMSPEGAVKSYVVWTMGSLGGVLLSELRILVPVLAAGLALSVSLIKPLNMLLLGENYARTMGLDIRATRLRIFASTILLAGTVTAYCGPISFLGLAVPHIVRMAFREADHRILMPASMVCGGGIMLLCDLASQLPSSDMTLPINTVTAFIGIPVVIAVIFRTRKNA, from the coding sequence TTGAAAAGGAGAACCGCCATACTGATGCCGGCCGTCACCATGCTGACGGTGCTGCTGCTGCTGGCCGACATGGCCGTCGGTTCCACATCCATTCCGCTGAAGGAGCTGTGGCGCAGCCTGACGGGAAACGGTTCGGACGAAAGTATCCGCTACATCATCCTGAATTTCCGTATTCCCAAAGCGGTGACGGCGCTCCTTTCGGGCGCAGCGCTCTCGGCCGTCGGACTGCAGATGCAGACCCTCTTCCGCAATCCGCTGGCAGGCCCCTATGTCCTCGGCGTCAGTTCCGGCGCAAGCCTCGGCGTGGCGCTCTTCACACTCGGAATGCCCTTGCTGGGCATCTCCGCCTCGTCGGTCTGGTGGGGAGGCATCGGCGCAGTAGGCGCCGCATGGGTGGGAGCAGCCACCATCCTGCTCATCATCATGGCCGTCACCACCCGCATCAAAGATATCATGGCGATACTCATCATGGGCATGATGTTCGGGAGCGCCGCCACCGCAATCGTCGAGATACTTCAATACATGAGCCCCGAAGGGGCCGTGAAATCCTATGTGGTATGGACGATGGGAAGCCTCGGAGGGGTGCTGCTCTCCGAACTGCGGATACTCGTCCCCGTCCTCGCCGCGGGACTCGCCCTCTCCGTATCGCTTATCAAGCCGCTCAACATGCTGCTGCTAGGCGAGAACTACGCCCGCACCATGGGACTCGACATCCGGGCCACGCGGCTCCGCATCTTCGCATCGACCATCCTCCTGGCCGGAACAGTGACCGCCTACTGCGGCCCCATCAGCTTTCTGGGTCTCGCCGTACCGCACATCGTCCGCATGGCCTTCCGGGAGGCCGACCACCGCATCCTCATGCCTGCCTCGATGGTCTGCGGCGGCGGCATCATGCTGCTGTGCGACCTGGCCTCGCAGCTGCCGTCCTCCGACATGACGCTGCCGATAAACACCGTTACCGCCTTCATCGGCATCCCCGTTGTCATCGCGGTGATATTCCGCACACGCAAAAACGCCTGA
- the nfo gene encoding deoxyribonuclease IV — protein MKKYFGAHVSASGGVQNAPVNAHGIGAGGFALFTKNQRQWRAAPLEPETIEAFRRACRENGYLPQAILPHDSYLINLGHPGKDELQKSREAFVDEMRRCGQLGLDRLNFHPGSHLGQITVEECLDRVAESINIALEQTEGVTAVIENTAGQGSNVGFDFGHLAYIIDRVEDKSRVGYCIDTCHAFAAGYDLSSAAACDATFALLDRTVPMKYLRGMHLNDAMKPLGSRVDRHAPLGEGTIGLEAFRYIAADSRFDGMPLILETPVEERWPAEIAMLYGFADGRE, from the coding sequence ATGAAAAAGTATTTCGGAGCACATGTGAGCGCTTCGGGCGGCGTACAGAACGCTCCCGTGAATGCCCATGGAATAGGGGCGGGAGGTTTCGCCCTCTTTACCAAGAACCAGCGCCAGTGGCGTGCGGCCCCTCTCGAACCGGAAACCATCGAGGCTTTTCGCCGGGCCTGCCGCGAGAACGGCTATCTTCCGCAGGCGATACTGCCCCATGACAGTTACCTGATAAATCTCGGACATCCGGGAAAAGACGAATTGCAGAAGTCGCGGGAGGCTTTCGTTGACGAGATGCGTCGCTGCGGCCAGCTCGGCCTCGACCGGCTCAACTTCCACCCCGGCAGTCATCTGGGACAGATAACCGTGGAGGAGTGTCTTGACCGGGTAGCCGAGAGTATCAATATCGCGTTGGAGCAGACGGAAGGAGTGACGGCCGTCATAGAGAATACCGCCGGACAGGGTTCCAATGTCGGCTTTGATTTCGGGCACCTTGCCTATATCATCGACCGGGTGGAGGACAAGTCGCGGGTGGGGTATTGTATCGACACCTGCCATGCTTTTGCAGCCGGGTACGACCTCTCGTCCGCCGCGGCTTGCGACGCCACGTTCGCGCTGCTCGACCGGACGGTTCCAATGAAATACCTGAGAGGCATGCACCTCAACGATGCCATGAAGCCGCTCGGCAGCCGTGTGGACCGCCATGCGCCGTTGGGCGAGGGTACGATAGGGCTCGAAGCGTTCCGCTATATTGCGGCCGATTCCCGTTTCGACGGTATGCCGCTGATACTCGAAACCCCCGTGGAGGAGCGGTGGCCTGCCGAGATAGCCATGCTCTACGGCTTCGCAGACGGCAGGGAGTGA
- a CDS encoding S41 family peptidase — MEKNSKGSILTPILLSAALVLGVVIGLFAGRNSVDRRLRSLAGELDSPGGKISYALSLIDRYYVDPVSTDSLVEALMPDLMWYLDPHSVYIPASELAEVNMPLEGEFDGIGITFNMSTDTIIVLNVIPQGPSQKAGVQNGDRIIRIDDSLVAGRKLPMDDVMKMLRGPRGTQVTVSVQRKGIDDLVPIAIVRDKIPVKSVDAAYMLTPDIGFLRITTFSQYTHDEMVRALGELRREGMRKLIIDLRGNTGGYLGQPIRMANEFLADGRLIVYTEDRNGDRMEEYSDGKGGYQDVELAVLIDENSASSSEIFAGALQDNDRATIIGRRSYGKGLVQQQIPFTDGSAIRLTTARYYTPTGRSIQKPYTSADSTYGYDIYNRYLHNELFSADSIHFDDSLKFVTPGGKTVYGGGGIMPDLFVPLDTTEMTPYYMEVAGRNILYRYTMEYADRNREKINAVESIAQLDSLLDADTGMFDDFVRYAERNGVAPDRCQIRQSERLLRALLRAYIGRNTPLEETGFYANYYVVDAPVLKALEVFGEPHRE; from the coding sequence ATGGAAAAGAATTCGAAAGGCAGCATACTCACCCCCATTCTCCTGTCGGCAGCGCTCGTACTGGGCGTGGTGATAGGTCTCTTCGCCGGCCGCAACAGCGTGGACAGGAGGCTGCGCAGTCTGGCCGGCGAACTCGATTCGCCGGGCGGCAAGATAAGTTACGCCCTCTCGCTGATAGACCGCTACTACGTGGACCCGGTAAGTACCGACTCGCTCGTGGAGGCGCTGATGCCCGACCTCATGTGGTACCTCGACCCCCACTCGGTCTATATCCCCGCCTCGGAACTGGCCGAGGTAAACATGCCGCTCGAAGGGGAATTCGACGGCATAGGCATCACGTTCAACATGTCCACCGATACCATCATCGTCCTGAATGTCATTCCGCAGGGGCCGAGCCAGAAGGCGGGCGTACAGAACGGCGACCGGATAATCCGCATCGACGACTCGCTCGTGGCCGGACGGAAACTTCCGATGGACGACGTGATGAAGATGCTGCGCGGACCGCGCGGTACGCAGGTAACGGTATCCGTCCAGCGCAAGGGAATAGATGACCTCGTTCCCATCGCCATCGTGCGCGACAAGATACCGGTGAAAAGCGTGGATGCCGCCTACATGCTCACTCCCGACATCGGTTTCCTGCGCATCACCACCTTCTCGCAGTACACCCACGACGAAATGGTACGCGCCCTCGGCGAACTCCGCCGGGAAGGGATGCGCAAACTGATAATCGACCTGCGCGGCAATACGGGCGGTTACCTTGGACAACCCATCCGCATGGCGAACGAATTCCTCGCCGACGGCAGACTCATCGTCTATACGGAAGACCGCAACGGCGACCGAATGGAGGAGTACAGCGACGGGAAAGGGGGCTATCAGGATGTGGAGTTGGCCGTGCTCATCGACGAGAACAGCGCCTCCTCGAGCGAGATATTCGCCGGGGCTCTGCAGGACAACGACCGCGCCACGATAATCGGCCGCCGCTCCTACGGAAAGGGGCTCGTCCAGCAACAGATACCATTTACGGACGGTTCGGCCATCCGGCTGACCACGGCCCGCTACTACACGCCCACGGGCCGCTCCATCCAGAAGCCCTACACATCCGCCGACAGCACGTACGGATACGACATCTACAATCGTTACCTGCACAACGAACTCTTCTCGGCAGACAGCATCCACTTCGACGACAGTCTGAAGTTCGTGACGCCCGGCGGCAAGACGGTCTACGGCGGCGGGGGCATCATGCCCGACCTTTTCGTTCCGCTCGACACCACGGAAATGACGCCCTATTACATGGAGGTAGCCGGACGAAACATCCTCTACCGCTATACCATGGAGTATGCCGACCGCAACCGGGAAAAGATTAATGCCGTAGAGAGCATCGCACAGCTCGACAGTCTGCTCGACGCCGACACGGGAATGTTCGACGACTTCGTCCGTTATGCCGAACGCAACGGCGTGGCCCCCGACCGGTGCCAGATACGCCAATCCGAGCGGCTGCTCCGGGCTCTTCTACGAGCCTACATCGGGCGCAATACCCCGCTGGAGGAGACCGGATTCTACGCCAACTATTACGTAGTGGACGCACCGGTACTGAAAGCCCTCGAAGTGTTCGGCGAGCCGCACCGGGAGTAA